AGTTCCTAGAACACCCGACCGTCCCGGAAAAGGAAGTTTTTGGACACTGCATCCAGACGCTGGAAACATGTTTGAAAACGGGTGTTACCTTCGCCGTCAGAAGCGTTTCAAATGTATCAAAAAAGAACACAGACAACCAAAGTCATCGTCAAACGGAGAAGATATCGCAAATTCTGAAGGTAGCAGGCTTACAGATTCCGTAAGTACCACGACATCACCAACACATCACTTAGATTCAAACAGCGACCCTAACATGCATTCACCTCAGCAGCACCAACAGCAACAGGTCCAACAATTACCAAAAGAGGAACCAGTACAATCGATGACGCCTAATCATATGAACATGCCTTCAAACCGTCCACTAGGCCCAAGTCAGATGCCAGCCATGCATTTACCAATGCACCACCCGATGCACTCTGTCATGGGACAGCACCCGTCTTTTACCCATCCATTCTCTATTAACAGTATCATATCACCTGAACAAAAATACGACGTGAAAGGATACGAAGTTTTGGGGTATCCGTATAATGCTATGGCTGGCATGACAGGATCTGTACAGATGGCTAAAGCTACTATGGACTATTCCGCGCCAAATGATGTTACATACAGCCAACTCACTACAGCCCAGGCTAACCATCATCAACAAATATAAACTGTAGAAtttttattgaacattttatgtaaaaatggTGCTAATTGTGATTTTATTCGCCGTTGGTTACCAAATTGTTACCTTGACaatcatttgtttatttgtatgaGCGGTTATCTATACAACTTCAGTTGGTAAGCAAAAAGCTCGTGTTTTGTGAATTTTATAAAACGAAGTTGTTCCCTAAAACCCAAAGAAAGCGAGCTAAAGCTAATGCCAAAGACTTTAAATTTACTTGCATTTAGCTGTGGGGTTTCTTTATATGTGCCAAAGATATTATTTACTTCTAAAACTTAGCTAAAACTTCAGAAACTCACAAAACTAAATCTTTAGGTAAACACGTCCGAACTCGGTTTTATCGAGTTAGTTTTAGTAAGAATGTTAAATTtagtaaattgtaaaaatatccGTGTAGAACTTTTTTACTTTTAGTAATCAATTTGTATATGTGCTGCAGAGAATGTTCACTGCTACCTATAGATTTTAACTCGCATAATTGTTTGCAATATTGAAGATAAATATTAATGAAGTTGTTgaactttattttttagatttcaTTTTAGATGGTATACTTTTGGGAAACATTCCAGTCAATACTTTTAGTAATTTTGAATCGTAAGTGTGTCTTTTAGACTGATGTAAAATAGTGCCAAAACAAATCACTTGTTGTCATATACCTTGATTTAAATGTGTCTCTCGAACCTTGACATCCCATCATTATTCATGATTGTTATCTGTTGATTATTaccattgtttatttaaatcaatttctGAATGAATTTCTTGCTGAATTAgtttaagataaataattattgattattttaaatagatCATGCCATTCTTATGAATAAAAGACAAAAAATCtttcaaaaaaatgtttattttgtgtctttaaaagtcttttttttttttttattgattgatctGATTACAGCACAAAGATTGTTTCTCAACCAGTTTTATCGACGCTTCgaaatttgtatataaaaaagTGATAAACTCATTACTTCCTGTTTGTAACCGGCAGTGTGGACATGTCTAATGTTCCGAACTATTTGATTACTGTActttattgttaaaaaacaaACTTCGAAAACAAAATTGGCAAACCTTTGCTTCATTAATATAATGTGACTTGCTTCACTTCTTAAATGCCGAAACAGACGACAATATAAAACAGACGATGATATTTAACAAACTATGAAAAAGTGGGGCAAGGcattataattgaaaatatttcaaactgtatttgttattttttgtgttcatatagaaatataatattctaatatttaatatatatttaaatatatgacTTAATAAGATAATCAATCGACCAATCCTTTTTATACGAACTTTTTATATCTTTTAAATATCAAACCGTATCATAATTTCTCTTATCCAAATTGATATTAAATGGTAGTTTGAATATTCTTGTCTGTTCTCGATTGAATTGCGCGCAAAAATATCAGGTCAACAAGTACATCAGACTTTGGCAAATTATTCATAGAATAAttgcaaatatttatttacgCGATTGAGACAGTGAGCGACCACGAAGAAcgaacaaacaataataatatttcttttcaaataacTGTTTACAAatttgaaacataaaaaaacaaatttaattacaaaatactgtatattcgTGAATTATTggttattattactattacacttcatttttaattgaaaaaaaacacctaatattatattatgtatattgtTGTTCTATTACTGTTTATCATTTACCTGTCTGTATGATAATAAAAGTAAGCTAGCcctaaaaaataaatggttaccgGTACTTTCCTGAATTgtcatttcttttctttcttatttttttacGGTACCacattataatacaaatttgtatACTCTCTTACTATTTTCATTACTTTATTATGCAAACATTAAAATGCTTTATCAAGTGATTTATTTTAAGTAGGTGTGCTAACTTTTATAAGTTACCTATTAAATACCGGAAGAGGACATTATATACCGTGGTCATCGTGAGATTATCGATAAAGGTCGATCAAGTTGATAACATTAGATAAATGCGACCTCAGTTTATGATAAAActcaaaatgaataattattttggCATTTTGATGATTGCAAAGTTGGTCCTGTATCGTTGACCTTGTCGAATCAAAGACATTTTACAtgattaatgtatttattattggttatcaataatttaaacatttaaaatgaaatcGCATGATAGTGTTAGGCATATTTGCTATTAAGGCCTAAACAGTTTCAAAATATGTAGGCGTGCGAGGCTTGTTTGAAAcgctttaaaaataaaataataaaagaacataGGCCTAATCAACTATATgtctaataatataatttaattatttaacttatctaaaataacattttatagtagttttagattgtttaggaatGTGTTGATGGTAGGCTTAGGTCTATATTTCTGTTATTTTTCCGAAATTCGTCAACCGATAATCATTAAGGTAAGGTTACCGAAACAAGTCAGTGTTGAATGATCGCAGGTCATCATGACACAGAATAACAAATATCAACGAATGCATTCACACAAAATTCTTTAAATTGTTCTTGTTGCTGCAAacagttttttaaattttttttaaatttcaaaagtCCCTTAAAGATTGTATTTCAAATAtctaatacatataatatataccaTATGTGTAATACACGTATAGGCCTCTAtttaaaacatgttaaaaaatttAGTTATcatgataatataaaatattattctatgataaaatgtataatattttttattttgcagtCAATTTagaataatacaattataatatattttaatttatgatttGTTATAACCAGCGTAACGAAACCGAGAAAACCGAACGTTGTTTTAAGTTCATTTTGTTAACATGATATGTAGAATTCATTACAAATTAATTGAATCCAATTcgaaacaacaaaataattattttttagacctattttattttttaattagcgCTATTAGAGGCCTATTTTATAACTAACGATATAGGAACTCGCCATGAGTCTGAAATACACGCGTATAGGCCTAGACAGAAGAAAAGAAAATGGAAGAGTAAAGTCACACAGATAGATTATCATTACATTATAAAATGGCCGATTAGAAAATGTGTTAATCTATTATATATTGATCTattaatatactttaaatgATTGTcacatatttg
The window above is part of the Antedon mediterranea chromosome 10, ecAntMedi1.1, whole genome shotgun sequence genome. Proteins encoded here:
- the LOC140060779 gene encoding forkhead box protein A2-like; this translates as MISPKPGYPSASPVNMNSMGHMNAMGGMNTYASSTGPHSTGMGSMTMSMSPMNTMGTMQGNINGMTPHGMGMNAMNTMTSMQAMNMTQMNPMNNSMSMRLAQAQAADLNRARAEKTYRRSYTHAKPPYSYISLITMAIQQSPQKMVTLSDIYQFIMDLFPFYRQNQQRWQNSIRHSLSFNDCFLKVPRTPDRPGKGSFWTLHPDAGNMFENGCYLRRQKRFKCIKKEHRQPKSSSNGEDIANSEGSRLTDSVSTTTSPTHHLDSNSDPNMHSPQQHQQQQVQQLPKEEPVQSMTPNHMNMPSNRPLGPSQMPAMHLPMHHPMHSVMGQHPSFTHPFSINSIISPEQKYDVKGYEVLGYPYNAMAGMTGSVQMAKATMDYSAPNDVTYSQLTTAQANHHQQI